The genomic region GCGTAGTCATGGATGAAAATGtggaagaaaaaatttgtCTGTAAGGTAGCATTTATGGCTCTGCATGGTATAGGGAGATCAAAAGTCGATTATATACTAGCATCGTTAAAAAATTACGGAACAGCACCAAAGGATAAGAGAGGCAAACATAAAAATCGCCCCAACAAAATTTCTGAAGAGGTGAAGAGCGTTGTTCATGCTCATATTAAATCTCCGAAAGGAAGATCTAGTCACTACAGTTTGCACGATTCTACTAATTGTAAGACATATCTGCCTGAAgaattaaacatcaaaaagttgtttttgatgtttaaagaAATTCATGGCGAACTGAAGATTTCTTATGAAACATATAGAACAATAATGACTTCAACATAGCGTTTGGTTACCCACATACCGATACGTGTAGCAAGTGTGATGAGTTTGCAGCAAGAAAGAAGAGTTTACTATCACAAATAAGCAATGAAACGgatagagaaaaacatttaacaCTTAAAACTGAAGTCGATCGCATAgcaatagaaaataaacttcattttttaaacGCAGAtaccttttataaaaaaagcgaAATTCTAGGAAGTCGTGTAAGAAATCTGAAACTAGAGAAGCAATCTGCTTagattttggtaaaaatttgcCAGTCCCCAACTTTCTGTATTTGCTTTCAATATCCATATATTGTCAACTGGTGAAAGCGTGTTTTACGTCTACCCAGAAACGGTTGGTAGAAAAGGTAGCGATGATGTTTGCTCCTTATTTCACCACtttatatataacattttagaCACTAAAGTGAAAGAGCTTGAGATATTTTGTGACTCTTGTGGTggccaaaacaaaaatgtgacaATAGCTTTGTTCtttgggactgcactactctgcacgatatggcactcgtatgacgtcatagtgcaATGAAGTGTAAGTCAGTGCAATGTCATGTCAACTTAGTGCAGGTCAGAAAAGTGTAGAAACCGTGGTCACAACgaacagatttttataaaaaaagtgtataatatttgaaatggacGAACAGGAGATTGTCAGCGAAATACTCGTGGAAAATGAAATCAttgcagaatgtttttttagtagcgattcatcaattattattatattattattattattttttcaattattagcgaaatatattttctacacCAAACTACTAACCCTTATAAGTTCTTTCAAAAGTACTACTTAATGTATAAAGAAATCACATgctaaattgcaccaaaatcgataagcagtacttgcaaaaaaaaaaatttggagtGGTGAGGGTAGTTAACTCCAGCCACCcctaaatgagaaaaaacgtaattaatatttttaaacgtactataagtgtatttaatgctgccaaaatcgacagggtagtttttaaattattcgaaaaatgtaggggtagtttaccccctgaagccttcagatatgtgtgatatatcaatgaaaagctctttaaaaatgaatatcagtttacatttttCACATTTCGATAGCTGCCTTCGTCTTTAATCTATCTTGTCTATTTATCTATCTACTATCTTGTCCATTTTCTACTGCCTCTACTGGTATTGAATGTACTGTGTTctctaatacaacaaatattaattattatatataaggttttatttcttaatatttatattaagattaattattacaaaacgcgctttcaaatattccgccattttagttacactgcacttattgaacttaatcgaaagcaggtgcaacaaaatctgcactaACTTGCACCGGCTGCACTAAATTGCACTGCACCTGGCCCAACGAACAGTATGAGTGCAACTGCACTATCCCCAACGAACACACAacatctgcactaaactgTATAGTGCAAGTGAGtgcaagtagtgcagtcccaacgaacaaagctctAGTATCGTTTTTTACATCACGTAGTACACGAAGAACGCAAATTGACATCAttgaaaatgacatttccCATAAGGGGACACTCATACCTAGAGTGTGATAAGAACATGGCTCTTGTGAATCAAAAGATTAGGGTGGAACATCCCGATGAATGACtggaagtatttaaaaatgtacgGAGGAAGCCATTTCACTTTCTTGTAATTCCAGTTCAGCAAAATTTCTTTCGAAGCTGGACCGTTTACTTGGACactctttataaaaaaaaattaccgttTAAATCAAGACCCGTCAGAATTATAGATATTAACCAGGAAGATTCTGATGTTATACGGTACAAAACTGCCTATAATGGTCCTTGGTTCAGTGAATCACTGAAAACTTCTAAAAGGAAACGTTCTAAACCATCTCAACAATTACGTCCAAACGAATTCTCATTACCACAGCATGTATACGATCGtatgtttaaattaactataacTTAGAAATTTCTattctatattattaaaaaatattattgtttctcAGGTCTCCTTCCAATCTCGGccgaaaaatatcaaaatttacagTTCCTCAAAAGGTTTTGTGGCGATAAAGCTGccgaatatttttattcttcaCCACATAAATAAGAACATTTATTTGTTACAGATttcgttaataaaattgattttgatactttaaataatgtagttatattttttttgttttataagcaCCTGTGTTTATTATTGCATTGATCTATcctcaaatattaaatttttttccagTAACTCTTCTTTGGTAAAGAGCAAAAAGATGATAAGTGTGGGACTTACCGTTTTCTTGCATTGCAATTCTATTTGTTACCCTAAGTCTGACTTTATTTACGCGTAGAACGCAAACATTTAAGAATTATCGTGTTCAcagaatcaataaaaaataaattcgaataTTAATTACCATAGCAAAATCGAAGAATTACTTCCCATCGGCCTAGAAAAAGTCTGGTAACTTTAAAATAGGTCTCTTATGATATTACGCATTTGTGACTTATCACGTTTTTCCCCTGGACCCTTCATTtattaacagttattaaaattacaccCGCTAGATGTCGGTAATGTTAGGCTTGCAAATCGTGCAGGGTCAAACTGTGCGCAGGATTTCTCCTAACGCGTAAGtcgaataattaaaacttgaatatGATTACTTTAGTAATCTCAAAAACTAGGGAACTAAGtaggatttttaaaaaatattcatttttgacgAAATGGTGACGATTTTACAAGAAATGACGTATTTATCgataaaaaacatatataaaaatgGTTGTAAAACAGAGAATCTGAGACATATCGAAAAACGGCTACGTACTTACCTAGAATAAGATAATAcaaacttttgaaaaaaaaaaatcttaacaatccgttgaaaaatgtggaaattatcGTGTGCACAGATTTGGAAAATGTAGTTTCCAGAAAAAAGCGTTTAAAGTTTTcgaatgtaaaaaattgtatattttttctaGATACTAATTGCGGCTATGAGGTATTAgccaacaaaataataaaattataaaattaactttttggcagactttttattttgcgtcTGTTATATTTgtcttcaaaaacaattgtgtgcaaatataaaaaaaataacaaatgaattacattttatgtttttaaatggagcTGCTGCCATAGCACGCTACACTAATGTCTAAGTCCTTGCTGAAACTTATTTTCATCTTCTGCAGCTTTTCTGTCTGACAGTAGGCTTCTACGAGCTTCTTTAACCTCGGCAGTCATGGAGCGCTCAGCGCGAGCAATGCGATTTAAATCCGTTTCATGACAAGCACGATCTtccaattgttaatttcaGTGCTTATTTCCATAATGCTTGTAAGACCGTCATTAAAATTGCAAGCAGTTATATCAGACGCAATGTCAGTACTCACATAATGTGTCTTTTTGGGTTGATTGACACCTTTTTCTTCCGCTTTCTTCTCttattttttgtcttttaattttttttagtctttttccACTTTTCACTCCCACACTTTACCCATGTCTCTACTCTAACTCCCGACCACACTCGACCCTCTCTCTAACCTCTTCTCTGCTCTTTTCGCGAGTCCCTCATCCGTTGTCCCCACTCCCAACATTTTTCTGTACTTCCCCGAATATATAAATCTTTTCTGACTTGTTACACAACGTTATATTGATGAATCGTCAAAGATGACTAAAAattcttacatttttgtatgaaaCTACATGAAATAGTATTTAATTTCCAATATTAATCTTTTCAGATCCCATGGATTCACCAAAACTAAACCCATACCCAAATTGGTCAGCCCACAATTTCTCGACATCATCAATACCTGAAATAATCTCACCATTTCGAATACGAGCGGATCAATGCGATCGGCTTTGGGTACTCGATACCGGAATTTCCAACATCTTACCCGATAAGAAACAGCTCACCAACCCACAATTAATCATCTACGACCTTCACAGCGACGTTTTACTCCGCCGATATGAAATCCCGGCCGACCAAATTAAGGAAAACGTAAGTTTCTTCGCAAACATAGCAATCGAAGATGACGATTGCAGCGACACCTACGCTTATTTAGCCGATTTAGCATCGCCGTGTTTGGTAGTTTACTcatttaaagataatgaaaGTTGGAAAATAActcataattattttaatatcgaTCCGTTATCCGGTGAGATGTCTGTAAAtggtattaattttgaatggaCGGATGGTATATTTGGGTTAGCTCTATCAAAAAGAGATCCAAACGGTTTTAGTACACTTTATTTCCACCCGATGACAAGTACAAACGAATTTTCggtaaatacaaaatttttgagaGATAAAACCGCTTTGAAAAACGataattattaccaatttaAACTGTTGGGAAGTCGGGGTAAAAAATCTCAAAGCGGGGTTTCATTTTTAGACAAAAATTCGGGCGTTTTATTTTACACTTTGTTAAATTTGAACGCAATCGCTTGCTGGAA from Onthophagus taurus isolate NC chromosome 5, IU_Otau_3.0, whole genome shotgun sequence harbors:
- the LOC111418291 gene encoding dopaminechrome tautomerase-like, which codes for MDFLRLSTIFWLASICFEVKITALDNLRVAFQWKQLDFQYPNENERKLAIEREDFVPEHNLPLGLEVYKDRLFITVPRWKKGVAASLAYIKLTDPMDSPKLNPYPNWSAHNFSTSSIPEIISPFRIRADQCDRLWVLDTGISNILPDKKQLTNPQLIIYDLHSDVLLRRYEIPADQIKENVSFFANIAIEDDDCSDTYAYLADLASPCLVVYSFKDNESWKITHNYFNIDPLSGEMSVNGINFEWTDGIFGLALSKRDPNGFSTLYFHPMTSTNEFSVNTKFLRDKTALKNDNYYQFKLLGSRGKKSQSGVSFLDKNSGVLFYTLLNLNAIACWKTSNPSYTMQSQGRIYMSNVTMVFPNDLKVDFDGNLWALSDKLPMFLYDKLDPDVVNFRVLTGSVKEAIQGTTCDEKLKISNDVSGRKIQIGEKNIGICEKSRGLLLGFVILGCFYKVFY